The sequence below is a genomic window from Terriglobia bacterium.
GCGCCCGGTCACGATGATGATCTGGTCGCAGCCCGACGCCATCGCCTCCTCGACGCCGTACTGGATGATGGGCTTGTCCACCAGCGGAAGCATTTCCTTCGGCTGCGCCTTGGTGGCGGGAAGAAAGCGTGTTCCTAAACCGGCAGCCGGGAACACGGCCTTGCGGACTTTCATCTTCATGAGGACGCTCTGCGTTCCGAGAAAACTAGTTAAGCGAAATACGTTAGCACAACGAAGCGCGCCCGCAGCGTGACGCTTTAGCTACGCCGCCGAAACCGCCGCCAATTGCAATTCCGCAATCGACAGTTCGGCCTAGCGGGTTTTCCTCCGCCCTCCACAGCTAATCCACCGTCCGCCTTGCGGGTTACCATGAATTGCTCTTGCGCCCGTCTTCGCCTTGCCGCAATGTATCTGCGGTACCCCATGGACACGCCCAGGCTGTGCCCGGTGTGCGACGACACCGGCTGGAAGACCATCGGCGCGGGCCGCGATCGCCGCGTCACCCGTTGCGACTGCCGCCGCCAGGAACGCAATCAGAAATTGCTCGCGCAGGCCCGCATCCCCCGGCGCTACGAACACTGCGAACTCTCCAACTTCGAAATCATGAACGGCCACTCGCAGCCGTCGCTCTCCTCGGCGCTGATGGCGGCGCAACGTTTCGTTGCCGGATACCCCGTCGAGAAGGCCGGCCTGTTGATCACCGGCACCATCGGCGTCGGCAAGACCCACCTCTCGGTCGGGATCCTGAAAGAGCTGGTCGTCGCCAAAGGCATTCCCTGCCTGTTCTACGACTACCGCGAGCTGCTCAAGGAAATCCAGAATTCCTACAACGCCACCGTCGCCGTCACCGAGATGCAGGTCCTGCGCCCCATCTTCGATACCGAGGTGCTCGTGCTCGACGAACTCGGCGCCGTCAAGCCCACCGAATGGGTGTGGGACACCGTCAGCCACATTCTCAACACCCGCTACAACCACGAGCGCACCACCATCATCACCACCAACTTCGAAGACCTTCCGCCCTCCAAGGGTGATCTCGACGATGGCGAGCGCGCCCGCACGTTTCGCGCCTCCCGCAAGGAAACCCTCGGCGACCGCATCGGCGAGCGCATGCGTTCCCGCCTCCACGAAATGTGCAAGGTGGTGAAAATGGAGGGCGAGGACTTCCGCACCAAGTACCGCAGCGCCAGCTTCCGCTAGCGAATTGCACCACCGAGCCACCGAGGGCACCGAGGAAACAAGTCATTTCTCGGTGAATCTCGGTGTCCTCGGTGTCTCGGTGGTGAATGAACGCTAGAATGATCCCGTGCTTCCCGTGCAACTCGAATTCCGCCCCGAGCGCGACGCCGACCTGTTCGCCGCCGTGCCCGCCGCGCCCGCGGTTTTCCTGCTGCGCGGCAGCGACCCGCAATCCGAGCCCTACGTCAGCAAGACCGCCAGCCTCCGCCGGCGTCTCATCCGCCTGCTCGGTCCCGCCGAAGCGCGCACCCGCAAGCTCAACCTGCGCGATCGCGTCACCTCAATCGAGTACGCGCCCACCGGCTCGGACTTCGAATCCGGATTCGTGCTCTACCAGACGCTGCGCGCGGTTTTCCCCAAGACCTACCAGGATCGCCTGCGCCTCCGGCCCGCGCCCCTGGCTCGCTTCCGCCTGGAAAACCGCTACCCGCGCGTCTCCATCACCACCCACCTCGGCAGCGCGAAGAGCGTCTATTACGGCCCGTTTCCCTCGCGCGTGGCGGCGGAGAAGTTTGCCAACGACGCGCTCGACTTCTTCAAGATCCGCCGCTGCGTCGAGGAGTTGAATCCCGACCCGGCGTTTCCCGGCTGCGTCTATTCGGAAATGAAGATGTGCCTCGCGCCCTGCTTCAAAGGCTGCACCGACGAGCAATACGCCGCCGAAGTCTCACGCGTCGAGATTTTCTTCGACTCACGCGGCCAGTCGCTGGTCCGTGAAATTTCCGCTGCGCGCGACCAGGCTTCCGCCGGCCTGGAATTCGAAACCGCCGCCGCGATGCACGCCCAACTGGAGAAACTCAGGCCGGTGGTCTCGCAGCTCCCGGAAATTGTGCGCCGCCTCGACCGCCTCGCCGGCCTGATGATTCAGCCCTCATCGCAACCCGATTCCGTCACCTTCTTCCGCATTCAAGCGGGCTGTCTGTCAGCCCCGATCACGTTCAGCTTCAAGCAGGACGCGGCTCCCACGCCAATCGACAATCGACAATCGGCAATCGGCAATGATGCAGGGGCGCCCAATCACCAATCGCAAACCGCAAATCGCAAACCCGCGAAGCCCCACTCCATGGAGTCCCGCGTTGCCGAAACCCTGGCCGCCGCTCCCACGTCGTCCTGCTCGCGCCAGGAAGCGATGGAGCACCTCGCCATCCTCAAGCGCTGGTACTACCGCTCCTCGAAACTCGGGGAAATTTTCTTTGCCGAAGAGAATGGAGAACTTCCGATGCGCCGCATCGTGCGCGGCATCTCGCGCGTCTTCCGCGGCGAAAAACCCGCCGCCGACCTGAGCGAAACCGCGCGCGATTACTGGGTCAACCGCGGCCGCGAAGCAGAGCTCGGCAAGGACTAACCGCGGATCGCCGCGGATTCACACGGATCGGACAAAATCCAATCGAGTGCCATCCTGAGCGAGGTGTAGGCCCCAACCTGTGTCATCCTGAGCGAGGGCGCACGCCCGAGTCGAAGGACCCCTGCGTTCGCGAGGAATGAAACTGCCGCCAGAGATTCCTCAATCTGCACTCTTCACTCTTCAATCTGCGGTCTTTCCTATCCGCGTTTATCCGTGGCGATCCGTGGTTAATTCCTTCGAAGGATGTTTCCGAAACACCACTCTCACACCTTCTCTCCAGCGCTCATCCACCGCCACTAACTGCCACTCGATCGCCGGCGACAAGTACCGCAGCAGCGTGTCGGTCGCGGGATGAATGTGCAACGCGGGCGCCACCAGCAGCAGCAGCGGTGGCTCCGCCGACAACTCGCGTCCGGGGAAGTATCCGAACTTCGTGAATTCGCCGCGCTGCTGGTGCCACCTGACGCGCGCCCAGTAGTCCAGGCCTTGCAGCGGCAGGTGGATGTCCTCGTCCGCCTTCAGCTCAATCACCGCCAGCCGGCGCTCGCGCGTCGCCGCCAGCACGTCAATCATGGCGCGGTCCGAGGCCGAAAACGCCGGCACCTGCGAGTACACACACGCCGCATCGAGCCGCGCCTCCAGCGCCGTAACGTCGCGTACCACCAGCGACTCCAGCCAGCGCTCTGGACACGCCCGCCGCAGCGGGTGGAGCGCATCTCCGCGAGCCTGCCGCGCCGAGCGCACCACGTCTACAAAGGCGGCGAATTGCTCCGCGTTTTCCTCCGTGACCGCCGTCTCGCTCGCGCCCGCGCCGAACACCAGCTCCTCGGCGGCGCGGAATGATGTCTCGCTCATCGCCATGCGCGCCCGCGCGAACTCCAGCCCATGCAGCCGAAACCCAACTTCACCCGGAGTGACGATCGCAATCTCCGCCTCCGGCGCAAGCGGCCGCACCCGTTCGATGGACTGCTGAAACCGTTCGCGCGCGCTGCTTTCGTCGGCGCAGTGCACCAGGCGGGTTTCGATGTTGCCCGCATCGCTGCAATCCTTCTCCTGCAACTCGCCGCCGCGTTCGTCCACTTCGAAGAGCCGCAACCTGCAAACGCCGCGCGTCAGATGCGCCATGCGCGCCCGCACCACGGCCGACGTTCCTGCCGGCACGAACAGCGCCAGGCTCTCGACCATGGCCTTCCCGCAGTGCTCGCGCAAGTGTTCCAGCCACAGCAGCCCGAAGGTGAGCGATGCGTCCACCGACGCCTGGAGCTCCTGCGCATTCACCCCGAGCACTGCCGTCCACGTGTTGCCCTTGCGCATGACGCCGCGCGCGTACACCGGGCTGAAAGAGCGTTCCAGGTCGGTGGAGGAGGTGAGCGGGTCGAGCTTGTGCGCGGGAAACTCACGCTCGATCAGCCGCGTCAGCAGGGGACGGTAGTGGACGCGTGCCGTCTGCTTCGCCGCCGGCGTGCGCCGGTCGCGGCTGCGGCAAATTTCCAGTTTCACGGGGCGGGCCTGCCCGAAGCGCAGGACGCTGATGCGCAGCGAGTCCTTGGCTCGCTCCACCTCGAGCACCCGCCGCACCACATTGCGTTCCTGCGACCACAGGTGCAACAGGCATTTCCCGTGCTGCTCGGAGAGCGAGTATCGCGCCTCGCGCAAGTCGAACATCACCGCGCCGTCTTCCAACACGACCGCATCGGTCGAGCCGGCGAGGTACTCCTCCAACTCGCGCGTTAGCTGTTCCAGGTTCATGCGAAACGGTTAATTCTTGCACCACGGAGACACCGAGACACGGAGAAATGGAGGCAAACGAGCGCTGCGGAGCAAAACGGGAATCTGCGGTTCCACAATCGGCAATCGGCAATCGGCAATTATCTGCTCCTTGAATTCGCTTGGAATAGAGTCTCCGGGTCGCCGGCAACCGATCACCGACAACCGATAACCGACGACCCAGTTACAATGTGTTCTGGGGTCGTTCACAACCCTGCGGCATCCAATGACCATGCGCAACGGCCATTATTTCTTTCATCGTTACGGCATCGCCGAGACTGATCTGCAGCGCTATCTGGCGGCTGCGCTGAACGCGGGCGGCGAGTACGCCGACCTTTACTTCGAGTACCACACCACCACTTCCATCCTGGTGGACGAATCCCTGGTGAAGTCGGCGACGCAGGGCATCTCCGCCGGTTGCGGCGTGCGCGTCGTCTCCGGCGAGCGCACCGGTTACGCCTACACCGACGACCTCGCGCCGGAAAAGATCCTGCGCGCCGCGCGCACCGCCGCGCTCATTGCCAGCGGTCCCGCCAAAGAGCCGGAAGTCGGCCTCAAGGAGAACCGCGGGCGCGATCTTTACCCCGTCGCGCTCCCCTCGGTCAACTCCGACATTCACGAGAAGCTCGATCTGGTGATGCGCGCCGACCGTGCGGCGCGCGCCTGCGATCCGCGCATCAAGGAAGTGCGCGCCAGCTACGCCGACGAACTGCGCCGCATTCTGGTCATCGGCTCCGACGGCACCTTTGCCGAAGATTCGCAGCCGCTAGCCCGCATGAGCGTGTTCTGCCTCGCCCGCAACAACGGGCAGTCCTCCAAAGGCACTTCCGGCGGCGGCGGACGCGTGTCGCTGGAATTCTTCCGCAACGAGAAAACTCCCGAGCATTTCGCCGAACAGGCCGCGCGCCAGGCCCTCATTCAACTCGACGCGCGCGAAGCTCCTGCCGGCGAAATGGAAGTGGTGCTCGGTCCCGGATGGCCGGGAATCCTGCTGCACGAGGCCATCGGCCACGGCCTGGAAGCCGACTTCAACCGTAAAGGCACGTCGGCATTTACCGGACGGCTGGGCACCCGCGTCGCCAGCGAGAAATGCACCGTGGTGGATAACGGCACCGTCCCCAACCGCCGCGGCTCGCTCAACGTGGACGACGAAGGCAACACCACCCAGGAAACCGTGCTGATCGAGAAGGGCATTCTCAAGGGCTACCTCAGCGACAAGCTGTCGTCGCGCCTGATGGGCATCGCCAATACCGGCAATGGCCGCCGCGAAAGCTACGAGCACATTCCCATGCCGCGCATGACGAATACCTACATGCTCAGCGGCACCGACGCGCCCGAAGACATCATCCGCTCGGTGAAGCGCGGCGTCTTTGCCGCCAACTTCGGCGGCGGGCAGGTGGACATCACCAACGGCAAGTTCGTCTTCTCCGCTTCGGAGGCCTACCTGATCGAGGACGGCCATGTGACCGCGCCGCTGAAGAACTGCACCCTCATCGGCAATGGTCCCGACGTGCTCACCCGCGTCTCCATGGTGGGCAACGACCTCCAGCTCGACGAAGGCGTCGGCACCTGCGGC
It includes:
- a CDS encoding ATP-binding protein; translated protein: MDTPRLCPVCDDTGWKTIGAGRDRRVTRCDCRRQERNQKLLAQARIPRRYEHCELSNFEIMNGHSQPSLSSALMAAQRFVAGYPVEKAGLLITGTIGVGKTHLSVGILKELVVAKGIPCLFYDYRELLKEIQNSYNATVAVTEMQVLRPIFDTEVLVLDELGAVKPTEWVWDTVSHILNTRYNHERTTIITTNFEDLPPSKGDLDDGERARTFRASRKETLGDRIGERMRSRLHEMCKVVKMEGEDFRTKYRSASFR
- the tldD gene encoding metalloprotease TldD, whose protein sequence is MTMRNGHYFFHRYGIAETDLQRYLAAALNAGGEYADLYFEYHTTTSILVDESLVKSATQGISAGCGVRVVSGERTGYAYTDDLAPEKILRAARTAALIASGPAKEPEVGLKENRGRDLYPVALPSVNSDIHEKLDLVMRADRAARACDPRIKEVRASYADELRRILVIGSDGTFAEDSQPLARMSVFCLARNNGQSSKGTSGGGGRVSLEFFRNEKTPEHFAEQAARQALIQLDAREAPAGEMEVVLGPGWPGILLHEAIGHGLEADFNRKGTSAFTGRLGTRVASEKCTVVDNGTVPNRRGSLNVDDEGNTTQETVLIEKGILKGYLSDKLSSRLMGIANTGNGRRESYEHIPMPRMTNTYMLSGTDAPEDIIRSVKRGVFAANFGGGQVDITNGKFVFSASEAYLIEDGHVTAPLKNCTLIGNGPDVLTRVSMVGNDLQLDEGVGTCGKDGQSVPVGVGIPTLKVDRITVGGTGS